From Oryza sativa Japonica Group chromosome 4, ASM3414082v1, one genomic window encodes:
- the LOC136356037 gene encoding uncharacterized protein, translating to MDNLDVLCIRFHFGGEFDYDGYSVVYNGGQTEMSYIERDKVALPEIRGYLGDHVSLSEEDEVIFHWLFPGAELNNGLKALSDDKECLYMAQCIIMGDVAEIYAEILKHNEDDNVVLSNGVSDDSDVEDDIEEEYDSHSDAEDSSETDGIAEDDEERSEDDEEAQENREHANKVKKNPCATITVTSDNVVLVSDSPNKQDDKGLDDDTDTPFLDSSEEASYDDAEDGEAIRRKSRFPKYDSKAHTPKFEIGMTFAGRAKFKEAVIKYGLVTNRHIRFPKDEAKKIRARCSWKDCPWFIFASNGTNCDWFQVKTFNDVHNCPKRRDNRLVTSRRIADKYEHIIKSNPSWKLQSLKKTVRLDMFADVSISKVKRAKGIVMRRIYDACRGEYSKVFEYQAEILRSNPGSTVAICLDHEYNWPVFQRMYVCFDACKKGFLAGCRKVIGLDGCFFKGACNGELLCALGRDPNNQMYPIAWAVVEKETKDTWSWFIGLLQKDLNIDPHGAGWVIISDQQKGLVSAVEEFLPQIEHRMCTRHIYANWRKKYRDQAFQKPFWKCAKASCRPFFNFCRAKLAQLTPAGAKDMMSTEPMHWSRAWFRIGSNCDSVDNNMCESFNNWIIDIRAHPIISMFEGIRTKVYVRIQQNRSKAKGWLGRICPNILKKLNKYIDLSGNCEAIWNGKDGFEVTDKDKRYTVDLEKRTCSCRYWQLAGIPCAHAITALFVSSKQPEDYIADCYSVEVYNKIYDHCMMPMEGMMQWPITGHPKPGPPGYVKMPGRPRKERRRDPLEAKKGKKLSKTGTKGRCSQCKQTTHNIRTCPMKGNSGKKISVQERAREVQECSRPQKRFRPSVAAGTSQQKVHIDLPSQSSSLSITKKGQTMKVARTNTTKK from the exons ATGGATAATTTGGATGTACTTTGTATCCGGTTTCACTTTGGTGGGGAATTTGATTATGATGGATATTCTGTGGTTTATAATGGTGGTCAAACTGAGATGTCATACATAGAGAGGGACAAGGTGGCATTGCCAGAGATCAGAGGATACCTTGGAGACCATGTTTCACTaagtgaagaagatgaagtgattTTCCATTGGTTATTTCCGGGTGCTGAACTAAACAATGGCCTGAAAGCACTATCAGATGATAAGGAATGCTTATATATGGCTCAATGCATAATCATGGGTGATGTAGCTGAAATATATGCTGAAATACTCAAGCACAACGAAGATGATAATGTTGTGCTTAGCAATGGAGTCAGTGATGACAGTGATGTTGAAGATGACATTGAGGAAGAATATGACAGTCATAGTGATGCTGAAGATTCTAGTGAAACAGATGGTATAGCTGAAGATGATGAGGAGAGATCTGAAGATGATGAGGAAGCACAAGAAAATAGAGAGCATGCCAACAAGGTTAAGAAGAATCCATGTGCCACTATTACTGTAACCAGTGACAACGTTGTTCTTGTCAGTGACTCACCAAATAAACAAGATGATAAGGGACTGGATGATGACACTGATACACCATTTCTGGACTCAAGTGAAGAAGCCTCTTATGATGATGCAGAAGATGGTGAAGCAATAAGAAGGAAGAGTAGATTTCCAAAGTATGATAGCAAAGCACACACACCTAAGTTTGAAATAGGCATGACATTTGCAGGAAGAGCAAAGTTTAAGGAAGCAGTAATCAAGTATGGTCTTGTAACCAACAGGCATATCAGATTCCCCAAGGATGAAGCTAAGAAGATCAGAGCTAGATGTTCATGGAAAGATTGTCCATGGTTCATATTTGCCTCAAATGGAACAAACTGTGATTGGTTTCAGGTGAAAACCTTCAATGATGTGCACAATTGCCCTAAGAGAAGAGATAACAGATTGGTTACTAGCCGAAGAATTGCTGATAAGTACGAGCACATCATCAAGTCTAATCCATCATGGAAACTGCAAAGTTTGAAGAAGACAGTGAGGCTGGATATGTTTGCTGATGTGTCCATCTCGAAAGTTAAGAGAGCTAAGGGTATTGTCATGAGAAGGATTTATGATGCATGTAGAGGTGAGTACTCTAAAGTGTTTGAGTACCAAGCAGAAATTCTTAGGAGTAATCCTGGTAGCACGGTGGCTATTTGTTTGGATCATGAATACAATTGGCCGGTTTTCCAGAGAATGTATGTATGTTTTGATGCTTGCAAGAAAGGTTTTTTAGCTGGATGCAGAAAAGTTATAGGACTAGATGGTTGTTTTTTCAAAGGTGCTTGCAATGGTGAGCTGCTATGTGCATTAGGAAGAGACCCCAACAACCAAATGTATCCAATAGCATGGGCAGTAGTCGAGAAAGAGACAAAAGACACTTGGAGTTGGTTTATTGGACTACTTCAAAAAGATCTGAATATTGATCCTCATGGAGCTGGTTGGGTTATTATTTCTGATCAACAAAAG GGACTTGTAAGTGCAGTTGAGGAATTTTTGCCACAAATTGAGcacaggatgtgcactagacaCATCTATGCTAATTGGAGGAAGAAGTATAGGGATCAAGCATTCCAGAAGCCATTTTGGAAGTGTGCCAAGGCATCTTGTAGACCATTTTTCAACTTTTGTAGAGCCAAGCTTGCACAGCTAACTCCTGCTGGTGCCAAGGACATGATGAGCACTGAACCTATGCACTGGAGTAGAGCTTGGTTTAGGATAGGGTCCAATTGTGATAGTGTAGACAACAATATGTGTGAGAGCTTCAATAATTGGATAATTGACATCAGGGCACATCCAATCATATCTATGTTTGAGGGCATAAGGACCAAGGTTTATGTCAGGATACAACAGAACAGGAGCAAAGCAAAAGGATGGCTAGGTAGGATATGTCCAAATATCTTGAAGAAGTTGAACAAGTACATTGACTTATCTGGAAACTGTGAAGCCATTTGGAATGGAAAAGATGGATTTGAGGTCACTGATAAGGATAAGAGATACACAGTTGACCTTGAGAAGAGAACATGTTCCTGTAGGTATTGGCAATTGGCAGGTATTCCTTGTGCACATGCTATTACTGCATTATTTGTGAGCTCAAAGCAACCTGAAGATTACATAGCAGATTGCTACAGTGTTGAGGTGTATAACAAAATATATGACCATTGCATGATGCCAATGGAGGGTATGATGCAGTGGCCAATTACTGGTCATCCAAAGCCAGGACCACCAGGTTATGTCAAGATGCCAGGAAGGCCAcggaaagagaggaggagggatccATTGGAAGCAAAAAAAGGGAAGAAGTTATCCAAAACTGGCACTAAAGGAAGATGTAGCCAGTGCAAGCAAACTACCCATAACATTAGAACATGTCCGATGAAAGGAAATTCAGGAAAAAAGATATCAGTACAAGAGAGAGCAAGAGAG GTTCAGGAATGTAGCAGGCCGCAGAAAAGGTTTAGGCCATCTGTAGCTGCAGGAACTTCGCAGCAAAAAGTTCAT ATTGATTTGCCATCCCAGAGCAGCAGCTTGTCAATAACAAAGAAGGGACAAACGATGAAAGTTGCAAGAACAAACACAACAAAGAAGTGA